One window from the genome of Amphiprion ocellaris isolate individual 3 ecotype Okinawa chromosome 23, ASM2253959v1, whole genome shotgun sequence encodes:
- the per1b gene encoding period circadian protein homolog 1b — translation MSYDNSKSTPSSSTRGRVAGADEKDQEADSQGLNAQITSSGQPSASVTTQEQGSGAGGSGSGGFPGDGRGPNSDDMDGLSSGNDSGERESEGGMERENRSRGHQSTRSSHSHSSSNGKDSGMILETTESNKSSNSQSLSPPSGSLAYSLLSTSSERDPPSTSGCSSDQSARVQTQKELMKAIKELKLRLPAERKSKGHSSTLNALKYALQCVRQVKANKEYYHQWNVEECHGCSLDLSTFTIEELDNITSEYTLKNTDTFSMAVSFLSGKVVYVSPQGSSLLRCKPECLQGMMFSELLAPQDVSTFYSSTAPCRLPQWASCIGSASPPVDCTQEKSMFCRISADRTHGSEMRYYPFRLTPYQLTIRDSDAAEPQPCCLLIAERVHSGYEAPRIPPDKRIFTTSHTPSCLFQEVDERAVPLLGYLPQDLVGTPILLCIHPEDRPMLVAIHEKIFQFAGQPFDYSPLRMCARSGEYLTIDTSWSSFVNPWSRKVAFIVGRHKVRTSPLNEDVFTTPQGCDSRVTPDIVQLSEQIHRLLVQPVHSGSSQGYSSLGSSGSRGSHQQHHSASAASSSDSNGPAMDEAAAAVALHKPMTFQQICKDVHMVKTNGQQVFIESRNRPPPRKNTSAGAASIRAINSDPIRGLIADMTKPTKALVPAPLVQKEPTTGYSYQQINCLDSIIRYLESCNIPNTIKRKCGSSSCTASSTSDDDKQQEASGNNKGGSVSLVGEPPPLPPLTMATKAESVASVTSQCSFSSTIVHVGDKKPPESDIIMEEAPTTPTLTPPTTSTPSTPPPTTPTPPASGSTPPANTAIIRPPPPPPPPLPPASQPEKDSWRSGSVGGGGAGGGGGRLGLTKEVLSAHTQQEEQAFLDRFKDLSKLRVFDQTASSTVHCHTPAANPLSRGVRCSRDYPAAGGSTGHRRGRGGKRLKHQESSDQHSPLGLSGSRLDPRTSTAPMSFNMPLAPPTTSSSWPSVCSQASIPSAPFAPGMLPIYPVYPPLTQPLPVPDPSRFPPTQMVPPMMALVLPNYMFPPMGAPISQPGATPGHFYNPNFSYPGAATAPAPAPAPVPPIISNPVPIPGTGAPSRSSTPQSYSQTPADREGAESPLFQSRCSSPLNLLQLEESPSNRLEVATALAVSQQATPSAQGGAAGGQSSANQSSADDASKENENGEANESNHDAMSTSSDLLDMLLQEDSRSGTGSAASGSGSSGTRSSGSGSGSNGCSSSGTSGTSSSQGSHTSKYFGSIDSSENDHSRKQPAGGSSSAGGDGGEEQFIKCVLQDPIWLLMANTDDKIMMTYQLPVRDMETVLREDREALRSMQKHQPRFTEDQKRELSQVHPWIRTGRLPRAINISGCTGCKSPTSMPPATPFDVEIHEMELCSMLKAQEESTSTTKKDLAETAMDDGQPEDEDEEEEVEEKGTKTQDSNQEMTTDEQTSPSEAVEEKADT, via the exons ATGAGTTATGACAACTCTAAATCAACGCCCAGCAGCAGCACTCGGGGACGAGTGGCAGGGGCTGATGAGAAGGACCAGGAAGCCGATTCGCAGGGGTTAAATGCACAGATAACCAGCAGTGGTCAGCCCAGTGCCAGTGTCACCACTCAGGAGCAGGGAAGTGGAGCCGGAGGATCTGGCTCCGGAGGCTTCCCTGGAGATGGAAGGGGCCCTAACTCGGATGATATGGACGGACTTTCCAGCGGGAACGACTCTGGAGAGAGGGAAAGCGAGGGTGGGATGGAGAGGGAGAACAGGTCTCGTGGACATCAGTCCACACGCAGCTCCCACAGTCACAGTTCATCAAATGGCAAGGACTCTGGCATGATCCTGGAAACCACAGAGAGCAACAAGAG CTCCAACTCTCAGAGTCTCTCACCTCCCAGCGGCTCCCTGGCCTATAGCCTGCTGTCAACGAGTTCAGAGCGTgaccccccctccacctccgGATGCAGCAGCGACCAGTCAGCGAGGGTCCAGACACAGAAGGAGCTAATGAAGGCCATCAAGGAGCTGAAGCTCCGCCTGCCTGCTGAGCGCAAATCCAAGGGTCACTCCAGCACTCTAAATGCACTCAAATATGCTCTTCAGTGTGTCAGACAAGTCAAAG CCAACAAGGAGTACTATCATCAGTGGAATGTGGAGGAGTGTCACGGCTGCAGTCTGGACTTATCTACCTTCACAATTGAGGAGCTTGACAACATCACCTCAGAATACACCCTCAAAAACACT gaCACATTCTCCATggcagtgtcatttttgtcagggAAGGTCGTTTACGTATCGCCCCAGGGCTCGTCCCTGTTGCGCTGCAAACCCGAGTGTCTCCAGGGGATGATGTTTTCCGAACTTTTGGCCCCGCAAGACGTCAGCACCTTCTACAGCAGCACAGCGCCCTGCCGCCTGCCCCAATGGGCCTCCTGCATCGGGTCTG CCTCTCCTCCGGTCGACTGCACTCAGGAGAAGTCCATGTTCTGTCGGATCAGCGCTGACCGGACGCACGGGAGTGAGATGCGCTACTACCCCTTTCGCCTCACGCCCTACCAGCTCACTATCAGAGACTCGGATGCTGCTGAGCCACAGCCCTGCTGCCTGCTCATCGCAGAGAGGGTCCACTCAGGCTACGAAG CTCCTCGTATCCCTCCAGAcaagaggatcttcaccaccAGTCACACTCCCAGCTGCCTCTTCCAGGAAGTTGATGAAAG GGCTGTGCCGCTCTTAGGCTACCTGCCTCAGGACTTGGTGGGAACCCCCATCCTGCTCTGCATCCACCCTGAGGACAGGCCCATGCTGGTAGCTATACATGAGAAGA TCTTTCAGTTTGCAGGGCAGCCGTTTGACTATTCGCCCCTGCGGATGTGCGCTCGCAGCGGGGAATACCTGACCATCGACACCAGCTGGTCTTCCTTCGTCAACCCCTGGAGCAGAAAGGTGGCGTTCATCGTAGGGCGGCACAAAGTCAGAAC gAGCCCTCTGAACGAAGACGTGTTCACCACACCGCAAGGCTGCGACAGTCGAGTCACGCCCGACATCGTCCAGCTGAGCGAGCAGATCCACCGGCTCCTGGTGCAGCCGGTGCACAGCGGCAGCTCTCAGGGCTACAGCTCACTCGGGTCCAGTGGCTCACGGGGCTCCCACCAACAGCACCACAGTGCCTCAGCTGCCTCGTCCAGCGACAGCAACGGCCCTGCCATGGACGAAGCTGCTGCCGCGGTTGCTTTACATAAGCCT ATGACGTTTCAGCAGATCTGCAAAGACGTCCACATGGTCAAGACTAATGGTCAGCAAGTTTTCATTGAGTCTCGCAACCGTCCACCGCCCAGGAAAAACACCAGCGCAG GCGCAGCAAGCATCAGAGCGATCAATAGCGACCCAATCAGAGGTCTGATAGCGGACATGACGAAACCAACCAAAGCGTTGGTCCCAGCACCACTTGTACAGAAGGAGCCGACCACTGGCTACTCCTACCAGCAGATCAACTGTCTAGACAGCATCATAAG GTACTTGGAGAGCTGTAACATTCCTAATACTATTAAGAGGAAGTGTGGCTCCTCTTCCTGCACTGCTTCCTCAACATCTGACGATGACAAGCAGCAGGAGGCCAGCGGCAACAACAAAG gtgGTTCAGTTAGCCTTGTAGGTGAACCACCTCCTCTGCCTCCCCTGACCATGGCCACAAAGGCAGAGAGTGTAGCCTCAGTAACATCTCAGTGTAGCTTCAGCAGCACCATCGTCCATGTAGGAGACAAGAAACCTCCCGAGTCAG ACATCATCATGGAGGAGGCTCCTACGACTCCTACACTCACTCCTCCTACCACTTCCACTCCGTCAACTCCTCCCCCCACCACTCCGACTCCTCCCGCAAGCGGTTCGACACCTCCGGCGAACACAGCCATCATCCGCCCTCCTCCTCCGCCCCCGCCTCCTCTCCCTCCGGCCAGCCAGCCGGAGAAGGACAGCTGGAGAAGTGGAAGTGTAGGAGGCGGAGGAGCGGGAGGTGGAGGCGGCCGGCTGGGTCTGACCAAGGAGGTGCTATCCGCCCACACCCAGCAGGAGGAGCAGGCGTTCCTCGACCGCTTCAAGGACCTCAGCAAGCTGCGTGTTTTCGATCAGACGGCGTCTTCGACCGTGCACTGCCACACCCCAGCTGCCAACCCCCTGTCACGAG gagTACGTTGTTCTCGTGACTACCCAGCTGCAGGAGGCAGCACCGGTCACAGACGTGGTCGTGGTGGCAAGAGACTCAAGCACCAGGAGTCATCTGACCAACACAGCCCTCTGGGCCTGAGTGGGAGTCGTCTGGACCCCAGAACCAGCACAGCTCCCATGTCCTTCAACATGCCCCTTGCTCCCCCTacaacctcctcctcctggccTTCTGTGTGCTCCCAGGCGAGCATTCCCTCTGCCCCCTTTGCCCCCGGTATGCTTCCGATCTACCCCGTATACCCGCCGCTCACACAGCCCTTACCAGTCCCAGATCCGTCGCGTTTCCCCCCTACACAGATGGTACCTCCCATGATGGCCCTCGTTCTGCCCAACTACATGTTCCCCCCAATGGGAGCACCCATCTCTCAGCCAGGTGCCACCCCTGGACACTTCTACAATCCCAACTTCAGCTACCCCGGGGCCGCCACTGCCCCTGCCCCCGCCCCTGCCCCTGTGCCCCCTATTATTTCCAACCCCGTACCCATTCCAGGCACCGGCGCCCCGTCTCGTAGCAGCACCCCACAGTCCTACAGTCAGACGCCTGCTGACCGTGAGGGTGCAGAGTCTCCCCTCTTCCAGTCCCgctgctcctctcctctcaacttgctgcagctggaggagtCGCCGAGTAACCGGTTAGAAGTTGCCACGGCATTAGCAGTGTCACAGCAAGCCACACCTTCTGCGCAGGGCGGTGCAGCTGGTGGACAgagctcagccaatcagagcagcgCTGATGATGCCTCCAAGGAGAATGAGAAT GGTGAAGCCAACGAGTCCAACCATGATGCCATGTCCACCTCCAGCGACCTGCTggacatgttgctgcaggaagATTCCCGCTCCGGCACCGGTTCTGCTGCCTCTGGTTCAGGGTCCTCTGGAACAAGATCCTCAGGTTCAGGCTCCGGCTCCAATGGCTGCAGCTCCTCTGGCACCAGCGGCACCA GCAGCAGCCAGGGCAGCCACACCAGCAAGTACTTCGGCAGCATCGACTCATCAGAGAACGACCACTCCCgcaaacagccagcagggggcagcagcagCGCCGGAGGAGATGGTGGCGAGGAGCAGTTTATTAAATGTGTCCTGCAGGACCCCATTTGGCTGCTGATGGCCAACACAGACGACAAGATCATGATGACCTATCAGCTGCCTGTCAG GGACATGGAGACAGTGCTGCGAGAGGATCGTGAGGCTTTGAGGAGCATGCAGAAACACCAGCCTCGCTTCACCGAGGACCAGAAGAGGGAGCTTAGTCAGGTTCACCCCTGGATCCGCACAGGACGACTGCCCCGAGCTATCAACATCTCT GGATGTACGGGCTGCAAGTCACCCACTTCCATGCCTCCCGCCACCCCTTTTGATGTGGAGATCCACGAGATGGAGCTGTGCAGCATGCTGAAGGCTCAGGAGGAGAGCACCAGTACAACCAAGAAAGATCTCGCGGAGACAGCTATGGATGACGGTCAACccgaagatgaagacgaggaggaagaggtggaaGAGAAAGGAACCAAAACGCAAGACAGCAACCAGGAAATGACAACAGACGAGCAGACGTCGCCGTCGGAGGCCGTGGAGGAAAAGGCAGACACTTAG